One Phycisphaerae bacterium RAS2 DNA window includes the following coding sequences:
- the epsE_2 gene encoding Type II secretion system protein E, producing MDDHGGQRSNPEFNAIPPDSALGPTDRMPDITVNMPLSSLSLAALPTEGGYFDPIKIVVLLLMLILFAYTAAWVQADTKKVRMQPGLWVSMVFFGGLAGLVAWLLIPVFFVGLIVYLVLFGGASIAYVLQRNQRVGPTQTVLTMAHFRRLGSGGNKETTAKDAQDRTRIKDAAGKTPEWPKDPDQAAGYQAMQDLLFDAIWRRSSDVRMDLVPGQPLKIVYRVDGVDRLREPIEEAVATIIFAHLKRVAGLNPEENRRPQSGNFKASIGAGGKGDKTAQVEVRTSGSSAGQRMILKLISEEQKFRLPDIGLAKLQQDQMQPLVTETKSGVFLVSGPKQGGVTSTLYAILRTHDAFLQNIHTLEMAKNMDVENITQHVFDSQGGTVTYGRRFRTLLRTEPDVCMSGDMPDAETAQLAAAAAKQGKKVYIGLNAKDTFHALRAYLQAVNDPALAAAGLLGVSSQRLVRLLCTNCRKAYKPDPALLKKGNLPTGENRPFYRPPNPDEVEVDKRGNPIICQVCQGSGYLGRTGVFELLILDDELRGLIAAGSDLAAVKTAARKKGMLYLQEVALFKVYEGLTSINEVLRVTKDPAPAAAASA from the coding sequence GTGGACGACCACGGCGGTCAACGCTCCAACCCTGAATTCAATGCGATTCCCCCCGATTCGGCCTTAGGGCCGACAGACCGAATGCCAGACATCACCGTCAACATGCCCTTGTCTTCGCTCTCGTTGGCGGCGCTGCCGACCGAGGGCGGATACTTCGACCCGATCAAGATCGTGGTCCTGCTTCTGATGCTGATCCTCTTCGCGTACACGGCGGCGTGGGTCCAGGCCGACACCAAGAAAGTTCGCATGCAGCCCGGCCTGTGGGTGAGCATGGTGTTTTTCGGGGGCCTCGCCGGCCTCGTCGCATGGTTGCTCATCCCGGTGTTCTTTGTCGGTTTGATTGTCTATCTGGTGCTGTTTGGCGGCGCATCCATCGCGTACGTGCTTCAGCGCAATCAGCGCGTCGGGCCGACGCAGACCGTCCTCACGATGGCGCACTTTCGGCGGCTGGGCAGCGGTGGCAACAAGGAAACCACCGCGAAGGATGCCCAGGATCGGACGCGCATCAAGGATGCGGCCGGCAAGACGCCGGAATGGCCGAAGGACCCGGATCAGGCGGCGGGTTATCAGGCGATGCAGGACTTGCTGTTCGACGCGATCTGGCGGCGCAGCAGCGACGTGCGGATGGACCTCGTCCCCGGTCAACCGTTGAAGATTGTCTATCGCGTGGACGGTGTGGATCGGCTGCGCGAGCCGATTGAAGAGGCGGTGGCGACGATTATCTTCGCGCACCTCAAGCGCGTGGCGGGGTTGAATCCGGAGGAGAACCGCCGGCCGCAAAGCGGCAATTTCAAGGCATCGATCGGCGCGGGGGGCAAGGGCGATAAGACGGCACAAGTTGAAGTGCGCACGTCGGGCAGCAGTGCCGGCCAGCGCATGATCCTGAAATTGATCTCCGAGGAGCAGAAGTTCCGCCTGCCCGACATCGGCCTGGCCAAGTTGCAGCAGGATCAGATGCAGCCGCTCGTGACGGAGACCAAGTCCGGCGTGTTCCTGGTCTCTGGCCCGAAGCAGGGCGGAGTCACCAGCACGCTTTACGCGATCCTGCGCACGCACGATGCGTTCCTGCAGAACATCCACACGCTGGAAATGGCCAAGAACATGGACGTGGAGAACATCACCCAGCACGTCTTCGACAGCCAGGGGGGCACGGTGACGTACGGCCGGCGGTTTCGCACGTTGCTGCGAACGGAGCCGGATGTCTGCATGTCGGGCGACATGCCGGATGCGGAGACGGCGCAACTGGCCGCGGCCGCCGCGAAGCAGGGCAAAAAAGTTTACATTGGTCTCAATGCAAAGGACACGTTCCACGCTCTGCGGGCTTACCTCCAGGCCGTGAACGACCCGGCGCTGGCCGCCGCGGGGCTGCTGGGCGTTTCGTCGCAGCGGCTGGTGCGCCTGTTGTGCACGAATTGCCGCAAGGCCTACAAGCCCGATCCGGCCCTGTTGAAGAAAGGCAATCTGCCCACGGGAGAGAACCGCCCTTTCTACCGGCCGCCCAATCCGGATGAAGTCGAAGTGGACAAACGCGGCAACCCGATCATCTGCCAGGTCTGTCAGGGGTCGGGCTACCTCGGGCGGACCGGCGTGTTTGAGTTGCTGATCCTCGATGATGAGCTGCGCGGCCTTATCGCTGCCGGGAGTGATCTCGCCGCCGTCAAGACGGCCGCGCGGAAGAAGGGCATGCTGTACCTGCAGGAAGTCGCGCTGTTCAAGGTGTACGAAGGCCTGACGAGCATCAACGAAGTGCTGCGCGTGACGAAAGACCCCGCGCCGGCCGCGGCGGCATCGGCATAA
- a CDS encoding ABC-2 family transporter protein: MPANPILVRVVSAGGRRIQHLWIRAAYVAILAFAVVIGVVVIRSQGQSSLSELAKNASQVFRVLSIIQLLMVCIIAPVFASAAITQEKNSQTFNILLSTPLTNGQIVLGSLLSRLYFVVNLLLAGVPLFCIMMVYGGVTGREIILSSALAATTALLTGSIAIAISVIKIGTGRTIFSFYLAIATYLIVMIFLAEVPAMIPAEAPPPPGNFGDSRMSWLAAFHPFLSLWVVLGLTPAPELGAVSHYGFPMAYWLAYPHLSFMAMTVLGSLVLIVLSMFFVRRGAKEGEDTFWSRVLRNRRHVEAEAGEQTRKPRHVWDNPVAWRESVTGAAAGGGRLLRVVVIGGGAIVALGALFAYGKGWFDARQAQAMLFGVVSVELFIALFIATATAATSLTREKESATLELVLSTPLTSSQIIRGKIRGLIAATGPLLVIPYATVVAFFLLDLVKRRPPGTGPVVNPESLLTLPVLFIAFTSFACVIGLDRSIKNRKTLTAVFTSMAFVIFVFALPSACVVPLRSSDSHSFTAALMSASPANAVWVALAPQWALEPPGTKLTSGDFRYARYAAAIAALCTAAIYFAIVRGLHGSMVRQFDMIIRKQSA, encoded by the coding sequence ATGCCGGCCAACCCGATTCTCGTGCGCGTGGTCAGCGCAGGCGGCCGGCGGATTCAGCATCTGTGGATCCGCGCGGCGTACGTCGCAATTCTCGCGTTCGCCGTTGTCATCGGCGTCGTCGTCATCCGCAGCCAGGGTCAATCCAGCCTCTCGGAGCTGGCCAAGAATGCCTCGCAGGTTTTTCGCGTTCTGTCGATCATCCAGCTTCTCATGGTCTGCATCATTGCGCCGGTCTTCGCGTCGGCCGCCATCACGCAGGAGAAAAACTCCCAGACGTTCAATATCCTTCTGTCGACGCCGCTGACCAACGGGCAGATCGTCCTCGGGTCGTTGCTGTCGCGCCTGTATTTCGTCGTGAACCTGCTTCTCGCGGGCGTGCCGCTCTTCTGCATCATGATGGTGTACGGCGGCGTCACCGGCCGCGAGATCATTCTGTCCAGCGCGCTGGCCGCGACGACCGCGCTGCTGACGGGCTCCATTGCCATCGCCATCAGCGTTATCAAGATCGGCACGGGGCGGACGATCTTCTCGTTCTATCTCGCCATCGCCACGTACCTGATCGTCATGATCTTTCTTGCAGAGGTACCGGCGATGATCCCGGCGGAAGCACCACCTCCGCCCGGAAACTTCGGCGACAGCCGCATGAGCTGGCTGGCGGCGTTTCATCCGTTTTTGTCGTTGTGGGTCGTGCTCGGTCTGACCCCGGCGCCGGAACTGGGCGCGGTGAGCCACTACGGATTCCCGATGGCGTACTGGCTGGCCTATCCGCACTTGAGCTTCATGGCGATGACGGTGCTCGGGTCGCTGGTGCTCATTGTGCTGTCGATGTTCTTCGTGCGGCGGGGCGCCAAGGAGGGCGAAGACACGTTCTGGTCGCGTGTGCTTCGCAATCGTCGACACGTCGAGGCGGAAGCGGGTGAGCAGACGCGCAAACCGCGACACGTCTGGGACAACCCCGTCGCCTGGCGCGAGAGCGTCACCGGCGCGGCGGCGGGCGGCGGGCGGCTGCTGCGCGTGGTCGTGATCGGCGGCGGCGCGATCGTCGCCCTGGGCGCGCTGTTCGCCTACGGCAAGGGTTGGTTCGACGCGAGGCAAGCGCAGGCCATGCTCTTTGGCGTCGTCTCGGTCGAGCTTTTCATCGCGCTGTTCATCGCCACGGCGACAGCCGCGACATCGCTGACGCGCGAGAAGGAATCGGCCACGCTTGAGCTGGTGCTTTCGACGCCGCTGACGAGCAGCCAGATCATCCGTGGGAAGATTCGCGGGCTGATCGCCGCGACCGGCCCTTTGCTGGTGATTCCTTATGCCACTGTGGTGGCATTCTTTCTGCTCGATCTCGTTAAGCGCCGGCCCCCGGGGACCGGGCCGGTCGTGAATCCCGAGTCGCTGCTCACGTTGCCCGTCTTGTTCATTGCATTCACCAGCTTCGCCTGCGTCATTGGGCTGGATCGTTCGATCAAGAATCGCAAGACCCTCACCGCTGTGTTCACCAGCATGGCGTTCGTGATCTTCGTGTTCGCGTTGCCGTCGGCCTGTGTCGTCCCGTTGCGCAGCAGCGATAGCCATTCGTTCACCGCGGCGCTGATGTCGGCCTCGCCGGCGAACGCGGTGTGGGTGGCCCTGGCGCCGCAATGGGCGCTGGAGCCGCCGGGCACGAAGCTGACTTCAGGCGATTTCCGCTACGCGCGGTATGCCGCCGCCATTGCAGCGCTGTGTACCGCCGCCATTTACTTCGCCATTGTCCGCGGCCTGCACGGCAGCATGGTCCGCCAGTTTGACATGATCATTCGCAAACAAAGCGCGTGA
- the mucD_2 gene encoding putative periplasmic serine endoprotease DegP-like precursor, giving the protein MSRFRNHFACVVMVIMLQAWFAPAAPAAADEPTSQAASRSDSSGNPSEGATSQPATIQPASQPGSMARDLAANVAPTDPLAELERAVMQLIDGASPWVVAIAVERRAAPAAVASDPFVTSASGSGVIIRADGMILTSQHVIADAATIHVTLHDGRRLRARRVAADPRADLAVIAVAEDGLAVAPLADARALRRGTIVLALGNPLGLAADGQAAAAMGIVSAIARPLPETFGRDEDRYYGDMIQTTAQIHPGHSGGPLIDRRGQVVGIVAAASLPQAGAEPIAFAIPLTARTRLVIDKLLEGVEPDYGYAGVRVGSLAELRGRRDRGGVLLETVFPGGPAHAAGLRDGDIIRAIEGSTVESADEFVQRVGAAGPERTVEMEYERQGRRSRASVTLARRPPTEAPPSRIAPFVFRGATLGEPDAATREAGRLPNGCLMVLVVASGSPADRAGLTPGDVIVRIEGRPVAGDAARAIAEASGDVLLGLSHGGSVLVRK; this is encoded by the coding sequence ATGTCGCGTTTCCGGAATCATTTCGCGTGCGTCGTCATGGTGATCATGCTTCAGGCATGGTTCGCGCCCGCTGCACCGGCAGCCGCCGACGAACCAACCTCCCAGGCGGCTTCGCGATCGGATTCATCGGGCAACCCATCTGAAGGTGCGACCTCGCAGCCGGCAACGATTCAACCCGCGTCGCAACCGGGTTCAATGGCCCGCGACTTGGCCGCGAACGTCGCGCCGACGGACCCGCTGGCTGAACTGGAACGCGCGGTCATGCAGTTGATCGACGGTGCGTCGCCGTGGGTCGTCGCCATTGCCGTGGAGCGTCGCGCCGCCCCGGCCGCCGTCGCGAGCGATCCGTTCGTCACCTCGGCGAGCGGCAGCGGCGTCATCATCCGCGCCGACGGGATGATCCTCACCAGCCAGCACGTCATCGCCGACGCGGCAACGATTCACGTGACGCTGCACGACGGGCGACGGCTGCGCGCGCGGCGCGTCGCCGCTGATCCGCGCGCCGACCTGGCGGTGATCGCCGTCGCGGAGGATGGATTGGCGGTCGCACCGCTGGCCGATGCGCGGGCGCTGCGGCGCGGGACGATCGTTCTGGCGCTGGGCAATCCGCTGGGCCTTGCTGCCGACGGGCAGGCCGCCGCGGCGATGGGAATCGTCAGCGCGATCGCGAGGCCGCTGCCCGAGACATTCGGCCGCGACGAGGATCGCTACTACGGCGACATGATCCAGACGACGGCGCAGATTCATCCGGGGCACTCGGGCGGGCCTCTGATTGACCGGCGCGGTCAGGTTGTAGGGATCGTCGCGGCGGCGTCGCTGCCCCAGGCGGGCGCCGAGCCGATCGCTTTCGCCATTCCGCTGACGGCGCGCACGCGGCTGGTCATCGATAAATTGCTGGAGGGTGTGGAGCCGGACTACGGCTACGCCGGCGTGCGTGTCGGGAGCCTTGCCGAGCTGCGCGGCCGGCGAGATCGCGGCGGCGTGCTGCTGGAGACGGTCTTCCCCGGTGGCCCGGCTCACGCGGCCGGTCTGCGCGACGGCGATATCATTCGTGCAATCGAAGGATCGACGGTTGAAAGCGCCGACGAGTTCGTGCAGCGGGTCGGTGCGGCCGGACCGGAGCGCACCGTGGAGATGGAGTACGAGCGCCAGGGGCGGCGGAGCCGGGCAAGCGTGACGCTCGCGCGCCGGCCGCCAACGGAGGCGCCGCCTTCGCGCATCGCGCCATTTGTCTTTCGCGGCGCGACGTTGGGCGAGCCGGACGCCGCCACGCGCGAGGCGGGCCGATTGCCGAACGGCTGCCTGATGGTACTCGTGGTCGCGAGCGGTTCGCCGGCCGACCGCGCGGGTCTGACGCCGGGCGATGTGATCGTGCGCATTGAGGGCCGGCCGGTCGCAGGCGACGCCGCGCGAGCGATCGCCGAGGCAAGCGGCGATGTGCTGCTGGGCTTGAGCCACGGCGGCAGCGTGCTTGTGCGCAAGTAA
- the yxlF_1 gene encoding putative ABC transporter ATP-binding protein YxlF yields MIIQTINLTKRYGKLVALNGLHLNIEEGECFGYIGPNGAGKTTTIRILSTLLQPTWGEAKVCGYTVGYESRRIRPLIGYVPDFFGAYEDMAVLEYLEFFAAAYGIHGDQRKRVVGDVLELTDLTEKREALVDSLSRGMKQRLSVARVLLHDPRVLFLDEPASGLDPRARIEMRELLKELRRMGKTIIISSHILHELAEMCTTVGIIERGELLFHGPIDEIVRKTRTGTRVEVRVASGQEKAQQVLSKLPHVAGVEQDDGRLIVDLASETQDFSFLAEALVQAKLPLRGIQEEPVNLETAFMRFTKGKVQ; encoded by the coding sequence GTGATCATTCAGACGATCAACCTGACCAAGCGCTACGGCAAACTGGTGGCGCTCAACGGCCTGCACCTCAACATCGAAGAGGGCGAGTGCTTCGGTTACATCGGTCCGAACGGCGCCGGCAAGACCACGACGATTCGCATCCTCTCGACGCTGCTCCAGCCGACCTGGGGTGAGGCGAAAGTCTGTGGCTACACCGTGGGGTACGAGTCTCGGCGGATTCGCCCGCTGATCGGTTATGTGCCGGATTTTTTCGGTGCGTACGAAGACATGGCCGTGCTGGAGTATCTGGAGTTCTTCGCGGCGGCGTACGGCATCCACGGCGATCAACGCAAGCGAGTCGTTGGCGATGTGCTGGAGTTGACCGATCTGACGGAGAAGCGCGAGGCGCTGGTCGATTCGTTGTCGCGCGGCATGAAGCAGCGGTTGAGCGTGGCGCGCGTGCTGCTGCACGACCCGCGGGTGCTGTTTCTGGATGAGCCGGCGAGCGGGCTGGACCCGCGCGCGCGGATTGAGATGCGCGAGCTGCTGAAAGAGCTTCGCCGCATGGGCAAGACGATCATCATCAGTTCACACATCCTGCACGAGCTGGCGGAGATGTGTACGACCGTCGGCATCATCGAGCGCGGCGAGTTGCTCTTTCACGGGCCGATTGACGAAATCGTGCGTAAGACGCGCACGGGGACGCGCGTGGAAGTGCGCGTGGCGAGCGGGCAGGAAAAGGCGCAGCAGGTGTTGAGCAAGCTGCCGCACGTGGCGGGCGTCGAGCAGGACGACGGACGGTTGATCGTGGACCTGGCTTCGGAGACGCAGGACTTCTCGTTCCTGGCGGAGGCGCTGGTTCAGGCGAAGCTGCCGTTGCGCGGGATTCAGGAAGAGCCGGTGAATCTGGAGACCGCGTTCATGCGATTCACCAAGGGGAAGGTGCAATGA
- a CDS encoding Colicin V production protein: protein MLFSIAVGLMVILVAAYWVYQGFLSGVIVFFECVIAAMVAFGFYESVNSLWAGALGNGLGRPLALMLLFFVVVIVLRVLTDKLITGNLKLPVVLDRIGAGLCGFFSGMVLVGMALIGIQMLPIGSNVFGWERVSTNANGAIVRSGLFFKPDEFTLGLVNLLSNGRFGGGNPLAEAKPDLLMDLYCARSCTQTEDRHEIPGDALGVRAWWEAREISTVKQTLENSNLVREFEVASPNGATKFIVVNVRVASSAAPSEHPQIRYRLPQFRLVGPDPASGATPVVYPAIGSSDLYTHHTHNHRELARGQARRLVRFKPETQFVLTASHTKAVQEKDGSGYRFDVAFEVPENFTPWYIAFKRGPRLELTKKQFVEKPPAYASTASGGRQATAAADAPQVGEAPAGATHVSNVTQEGTAVTDTLPIALPKAENLVQSAVQGDRIGDCHFAINAPASEPEGGDAVTQLFVPEGKKIVFLGAKQLQAESLFGKSLNYASNVAAQIKVTTDDGKLFYAQGVIAKAKVEGKMMIELQYHPEPEVPERCLAKPRRVTTKTLQATAEDERFFAYIFVVDPGVKLVKFQSGGIGSTQQLNIVVPND, encoded by the coding sequence ATGTTGTTCTCCATCGCCGTCGGATTGATGGTCATCCTTGTCGCCGCCTATTGGGTCTACCAGGGCTTCTTGAGCGGCGTCATTGTGTTCTTTGAGTGCGTCATCGCCGCGATGGTTGCATTCGGGTTTTACGAATCGGTGAATTCGCTTTGGGCCGGCGCGCTGGGCAATGGTCTGGGCCGGCCGCTCGCGCTGATGCTGTTGTTCTTTGTCGTGGTCATCGTGCTGCGCGTGCTGACCGACAAATTGATCACGGGGAATCTCAAGCTGCCGGTCGTGCTGGATCGCATCGGCGCCGGGTTGTGCGGCTTTTTCTCCGGAATGGTGCTCGTCGGCATGGCCCTGATCGGCATTCAGATGCTGCCGATCGGCTCGAACGTGTTTGGCTGGGAGCGGGTCAGCACCAACGCCAACGGCGCGATCGTCCGAAGCGGCCTGTTCTTCAAGCCCGACGAGTTCACGCTCGGCCTGGTTAACCTGCTTTCCAACGGGCGATTTGGCGGCGGCAATCCGCTCGCCGAAGCCAAGCCCGACTTGTTGATGGATCTCTATTGCGCGCGCTCCTGCACGCAGACCGAGGACCGTCATGAGATTCCGGGCGACGCGCTGGGCGTTCGCGCCTGGTGGGAGGCGCGGGAAATCTCCACCGTGAAACAGACGCTGGAGAACAGCAACCTCGTCCGCGAATTTGAAGTCGCCTCGCCCAACGGCGCGACCAAGTTCATCGTGGTGAACGTGCGCGTCGCTTCGAGCGCCGCGCCTTCCGAACATCCCCAGATTCGCTATCGGCTCCCGCAGTTTCGGCTCGTTGGGCCGGACCCGGCCTCTGGCGCGACGCCGGTGGTGTATCCCGCGATCGGCTCCAGCGATCTCTACACGCACCACACGCACAACCATCGCGAGCTGGCACGCGGGCAGGCACGGCGACTGGTCCGCTTCAAGCCGGAGACGCAGTTCGTCCTCACGGCCTCGCACACCAAGGCGGTGCAGGAGAAGGACGGCAGCGGGTACCGGTTTGATGTTGCCTTCGAGGTGCCCGAGAACTTTACGCCGTGGTACATCGCCTTCAAGCGCGGCCCGCGCCTGGAATTGACCAAGAAGCAATTCGTCGAGAAACCGCCGGCCTACGCCTCCACCGCTTCGGGAGGGCGGCAGGCGACCGCCGCGGCCGACGCACCGCAGGTCGGCGAGGCGCCGGCCGGTGCGACGCACGTCTCCAACGTGACGCAGGAAGGCACCGCCGTCACCGACACGCTGCCGATCGCGCTGCCCAAGGCGGAGAACCTGGTTCAGTCCGCGGTGCAGGGCGATCGAATCGGCGATTGCCACTTCGCCATCAACGCGCCGGCCAGCGAGCCGGAGGGCGGCGACGCCGTGACGCAGTTGTTCGTGCCCGAAGGCAAGAAGATCGTCTTTCTCGGCGCGAAGCAGTTGCAGGCCGAAAGCCTGTTCGGCAAGTCGCTGAACTATGCCTCGAACGTCGCGGCGCAGATCAAGGTCACGACGGACGACGGGAAACTGTTCTACGCGCAAGGGGTCATCGCGAAGGCCAAGGTCGAAGGCAAGATGATGATCGAGTTGCAATACCACCCCGAGCCGGAGGTGCCCGAGCGCTGCCTCGCGAAGCCACGGCGCGTGACCACCAAGACGCTTCAGGCGACGGCGGAAGACGAGCGGTTCTTCGCGTACATCTTCGTGGTCGATCCGGGCGTCAAGCTGGTGAAGTTTCAATCGGGCGGCATCGGTTCGACGCAGCAGTTGAACATTGTCGTGCCCAACGATTAG
- the apt gene encoding Adenine phosphoribosyltransferase, translating to MALDGLRLTGVDCLAKLLRDVPDFPKPGIVFKDITPLLGDSAALSLAVEFLTQPFRDQHIDVVVGAESRGFIFGTAVARNLSAGFVPIRKPGKLPARTRKVTYQLEYGSDSLEIHEDAIRPDARVLMIDDLLATGGTMVAACQLVRELKAHIVGVAVLIELCFLKGRDKFPGLPVHSVIKIQPDGHRVAADF from the coding sequence ATGGCGCTCGATGGATTGCGACTCACCGGCGTGGACTGCCTCGCGAAGCTGCTGCGTGACGTGCCCGACTTCCCCAAGCCCGGCATCGTCTTCAAGGACATCACACCGCTGCTGGGCGATTCGGCCGCGCTGTCGCTCGCTGTCGAGTTCCTCACGCAGCCGTTTCGCGATCAGCACATTGACGTCGTCGTCGGCGCCGAGAGCCGCGGGTTCATCTTCGGCACCGCTGTCGCGCGGAACCTGTCGGCCGGTTTCGTGCCGATTCGCAAACCCGGCAAGCTGCCCGCCCGGACGCGCAAGGTGACGTATCAGTTGGAGTACGGGAGCGATTCGCTGGAGATTCACGAAGACGCGATCCGCCCCGATGCGCGCGTGTTGATGATCGACGATCTGCTCGCCACCGGCGGCACGATGGTCGCCGCGTGCCAGTTGGTGCGCGAGCTGAAGGCGCACATCGTCGGCGTGGCCGTGCTGATCGAGTTGTGCTTCCTGAAGGGGCGCGACAAGTTCCCCGGCTTGCCGGTGCATTCGGTGATCAAGATTCAACCCGACGGCCACCGCGTCGCGGCGGATTTTTGA